CATGGATGATATTTACTACAGGAAGATCTGTGCGGCGATAGGGGGCCAGGAAAAACAAGGCGAGGCAGGGCAGGTCGTGGCCACGGGCCGGCGAAGCGTTAAAGACCTGTTTGATATTTACTATCTTTCTTCTCATTACAAGTCGTTGGCGGATTTTTTCTTTGAATATTTTGCGTACAACCATACAGAACGCCTTGAAGCCTGGTACAGAGGGTTTGACCGGACAGAAGCAAAATTGGCTTTGATGGACCTGGTTCCCAAGGTGGACACGGGGAAGGTTTTTAAGTATTTGGATGGGCAAATATTAAAACTGATCCCTGGAAAACTGTTGTGAGGCATCTATGAAGATCAATTGGTTGTGGGACACAACGCTGAACAAGGTGCGGGTCAAGAAGATCCTGCATAATGAAAGAGACCCGCGTTTTTACATTTATGCGGAGAAGTTGTTTTCCCGTGTCGACGATCCCAAGGAGGCCTTTAGTTATGTTTCTAAAGAAGCTTTTTGCCGTCAATGGCCTGTTGTCAGAAAAAGGATCGCAAAAGATGCCTGGGCAAGAGAGAGGGCGGGTTTCTGGCAGGGTATCTATGAACAGACGTTGAGTATCCCGCCAGAGCGATTAAGTGTTGCCCAACGGATCAAAGAATTAAGGGTCCATATGGGGTATACCCAAAAGGAAATGGCTAAAAGATTGGGTGTTATTCAGCAGTACGTTTCCCGTTTGGAAGCCGGCCGGGAGAATTTGACCTTGGATACCTTAAAACGGATAGCCCAAGTTTTTGATAAAGATCTGATCGTTCAATTGAATTAATTCGAGTGGCACGTTATGAGGTTTGGGTGAGGGAAGTTTTTGAAAACTGCACCAGGAATCATTAGGATCATTCTTAGTTAAGCAGGGCTTCCCCGGCCATAGTTTGCTTGCTCCCCGTAGCACAAGCGTTATAATCTATTAAACAGAAGGGGGCATCATGTCTCAAGAAATGATCTCAACCAAAATTGCCATTTTTAAGGGTAAACAGATCAGGAGAACCATTCATAATAATGAATGGTGGTTTTCAGTTGTGGATATCGTAGGGTCTCTGACGGATAGTGAAAATCCCAGGGATTATTGGTATAAAATGAAGGTTCGTGAAAAAGATGATGCGGGTGTTGAACTGTCGACATTTTGTCGACAGTTGAAATTAGTCGCACCGGATGGCAAGAATAGGGAAACTGACTGCGCTGATACAGAGGGCATATTCCGTATTATCCAATCCATCCCATCACCCAAAGCTGAACCTTTTAAGCGTTGGCTGGCCAAGGTCGGTTATGAGCGTATTCAAGAGATAGAAAATCCCGAGCTTGCGGCTAAACGGATGCGGTTGCTCTATAAGCTAAAGGGATATAGCGATGACTGGATCGAAAAGCGCATGCGCGGCATTGTCATCCGGGAAGAATTAACGGATGAATGGCAGAAGCGTGGCGCACAGGAAGACAAAGATTACGAGGTTTTGACCGCCGAAATAGCCAAAGCCACGTTTGGCATCACTCCTAGTGAGTACAGGAAGTTAAAAGGGTTAAAGCGTGAAAATCTGCGGGATCATATGGATGATTTTGAGCTGATCTTTACGATGCTGGGAGAGCGTTCTACAACGGAAATCCACCGCACCGAAGATTCCAAAGGTATGGCTAAATTAAAAGATGACTCAAAAGCCGGTGGGGACATTGCCGGGGGCGCCCGCCAACAGTTGGAAAAAAGGCTTGGGCGGTCGGTTGTTTCAAAAGAGAATTATTTAAATAAGCCACAGAATAAGAAGTTGCCTAGGAAATAAAAAAATATGTCTAAACTACAGGATTTGATCGAATGGGATTATTTGGGGTCGCATTATAGCGTGTACATCAAGCATTTTACGGACGATGACGGCAAGAGGGGGATGACGATGGTTTTTGAGGACGTGACCCGGGAAAAGGTCACGGAAATGACCGTTCCCTCGCGCAAATTCCCCGCGTTCCTGAAAGCGGTTAACGGCGGTGCAGAGCCGTATAGAGGGATCTTTTGAGGTCCACCTATTTTTACCCGGCAATTTGATTGACAGGGGGTTGCCCGGTGATATATTGAAAACAGATGTATCGGAGAGTCCTGTGTTGAAGGGGGAACCTGGACTATAAAAAAAGTAAAACCTTCGCAAGGTCAGATGGCTGACTCGGCGGGGTTTTTTTATTTATATCAAACGAAAGGACAGGATTATGGAAACGGGAAAGATCTTCAGGGATTCACAGATCATTGTTTTGGGTGTTTGCATTGCGGTGGCCACCGTCGCGGCGAGTTTGATATTGGCCAAAGGGTTTATGGCGGTGGTCAAATTCAACCAGCAGGTGGTGACGGTGACCGGGTCGGCGCAAAAGAACATTAAAAGCGATAAAATTGTCTGGAAGGCGATCTTCAGCCGCCGCGAACGCGACCTGCCCAGCGGCTATAAAAAGGTCCAGGAAGACCTGGATAAGGTGAAAAAATATCTGATGAACCAGGGTGTGGTGGATAGCGAGATCATTATTCAGCAGATCGTCAGCGACAAAGTATACAAGAAAACTTCGCAGGGCAAGGACACCAATGAAATTGATTATTACGCCTTGATCCAGCCCATTGAGGTGTGGTCCAATCAGGTGGATAAGGTGACGGCGGTGTCGCGCGGCTCAACGGAGCTGATCAATCAAAACATCGCCTTTGAATCCGGCGCGCCGGAGTATTACTATACAAAACTCGACGAACTTAAGATTGAAATGCTGGCGTTGGCCACCGAGAACGCGAAACGGCGGGCCGAGAACATGGTCAAGGCCACGGGCAATAAGATCGGGTTTATCCGTTCGGCGAGGATGGGGATATTCCAGATCACGCCGGTCAATTCCACCGAGGTTTCCGACTACGGCGTGAATGACACCACATCGCTGGAGAAAAAAGTGACGGCGGTGGTGAATGCGGGGTTTAGTATTGAATGAAAATCTTTGTGAAAACGCATCCCAAGGCCAGGAAAATACAGGTGCTTGCCAGGGATGCGGCCCATTATGAGGTTTGGGTGAGGGCCAGGCGGTCATTGAGATCGATGATTAGTTTACCAAAACCCCTGCTCATTGGCTCCGGGTGCGTTTTGGAACTTGCCGGCGAAGCGCACTTCGCGGTTTAAGACCAGATCAAATTTTGCCTTGACCAGCAGGGCCATTTTCAGCGATAGGTCGTGCACGTTTTGCGCTGTGCAGTGAGGGCCTTTGATGATGATATTGGCGTGTTTTTCAAAAATTTGGGCCCCGCCGACTTTTAAGTTTTTCCCGCCCGCCTGCTCCAAAAACCATCCCGCGGCCTGACGGCGTTCGGCTTTGGAGGTGGGCTCAATGTTACGGAAAAAACTGCCGGCGCATGGATGGGTGACCAGGTCAGGATGCTTTTCAGCGCGCGTTTTCAGGATGGCGGCGCGTTCCGTCGCCAGTGCAACACAGTCGCCCGGTTTGAGGGCAAAGGTGACGTCCAGGACGATCTCGCCGGTTTCTTTCAGGCGCGAGTGGCGGTAAGCGAAGGCAAAGTAGTCCGGACCGACGGTCTTGGCATTGCCTTTGTGGTCCAGGATGGTCGCGGATTTAAGCACATCGCCCACTTGTTTGCCCCAGGCGCCGGCATTGCCCACCACAGCCCCGCCTACGGTGCCTGGAATGCCCGTGGCGTAATTTAACCCTTCCAGGCCCTCTTCCACCATGTTCAGGGCCAGCGCGTCCAAAGACGTGCCGCCGGACACTGTCACGTCATCGTTGCTGCGTTTGATGAGCGGGGTAGGACTGACAAAACGCACCACCGCAGCGTCCAGGCCCTCGTCCGAAACAACCAAATTGGACCCGCCGCCGATGAGCACGAACGGTGTTTTGTCAGCCGCCAGTTGTTTCACGGCCTGTTTGACTTCATCAGGCGTTTGGCAATCCAGCAAATACCGGCAAGGGCCGCCCAGGCGGAACGTCGTATAATCCGCCAGCAGGGCGTCGGGGATGCTTTTCATTATTTCGGGAGGCCTTCTAAATACGCGTTGACCGAGGCGATGCCGTTATTGACGGACACGGCATTGTATCCTTCGGCCTGAAGGAGTTCGGCCACGTGATGGCTGCGGCCGCCTTTGGCGCAGAAGATGAGATAGGACGTGTCCTTGCTCAAGACATCTTTGTTCAAAGGAAATCCGGAACAGGGCATGCACAGATGTTCAGCCTGCGCGGGCCATTCCCGGATCTCTTCGTCCTCGCGCACGTCCACGAGTGCGTATTTTTTGAAATCCTCCGGGGAAATGCTGTGGATGTCAATGTCAATATCTGCTGGATTCATACTTTCACCTCGTGTTGACAGCCGCGCACCCAGTCGGAAGTCCCATCCGCGAAGAATTCTTTTTTCCAGATGAGCAGGCGTTTTTTAACTTCTTCAATAATGTAGCGCGAGGCCTTAAAGGCCTCGTCCCGGTGGCTGGCCCAGACGCCGATCCATATTGCTGTTTCCCCGACGTTGAGTTTGCCCACGCGCTGGACGCATACCGCGCGCGTGACGGGAAAAAGAGACAGGGCCTCGGCCATGATCTTTTTGCCTTCTGTTGTGCAGGCCGGCGTATCAGCGATGTATTGCAGAACGCTGACCTTGCCGCTGCCGTGTTGGTCGGCGCGGACAATGCCCTCAAAGGTCACCAGCGCGCCGTCGGCGTCGTTGGCGCCGGTATTTTTGAAAGAGGCGATGTCAATGGAGCTTTCCTGAAGGATGAACATCAATAAGTCACCTTGACAATGCCACCGAGGATCTTGCACTGGCATCCGAGGCGGTGATTGCGGTCCTGGCCCAGGGCCGATTCCTCTTCATTCAGTTCGTTGAGGTTTTCGGCGCCTTCAAGCACTTCGATCTGGCAGGTGCCGCAGACCCCGGAGTTGCAGGAAAAGGGGATGCCGGCGGTTTCGCACGCTTCCGCGATCTGTTTGCCGTCGGGGACTTCGTATTCAATATTGTCAATGAAGAGTTTGGCCATAAATGAGCCCCACAGGGCGAATTTATCTCGAGTCCCGCTATGCGGGACGAGAGATCTCTTATTCCTTAAACTGCAGCACCGGAAAAACAATATTTTTTTCCGGATTAGGGAATTCCTGCACGCTTGTGCCGGGATAGGCGTTTTGGATCTTTTCAATGATGGTGTCCACCAGATAACGGGGGACGGACGCCCCGGAACTTAAACCGACCTTACTTTTATTTTTAAAGATACTGACATCCAGTTCTTCCGCCGTGTCCACGATATGGCTTTCAACGCCCTGGCCTTCGCCGGTTTCCCGCAGGCGGTTGCTGTTGGACGAATGCGGCGAGCCGCAGATGATGATGATGTCGCAGGTCTTGGCCAATTCCTTGACCGCGTCCTGGCGGTTCTGGGTGGCATAACAAATGTCCGAGCGCGACGGGCCCACGAGTTTGGGAAATCTTTTCTGGAGTTTGGCAATGATGCCCTTGGTCTCATCCACCGACAAGGTGGTTTGGGTGATATAGGCCACGGTCTTGCCGGGGGCTATGTCCAGATCGTCCACGTCATCTTCATCTTCCACAATATGCAAAAAGTCGGGACGGACATAGCCCGATGTGCCCACCAGTTCCTGATGCCCGACGTGCCCGATGAGCACGGTGTCAATGTTCTGGCTGGAAAATTTCACCGCTTCTTTGTGGACCTTGGTGACTAAGGGGCAGGTGGCATCCACGTATTTCAATTGACGGGTCTTGGCCTGGTCAATGAGGGTCGGGGGAATGCCGTGGGCGCTGAAAATGATGCGGCTGCCTTCGGGAACGTCGTTAAGGTCTTCAACGAAAATAACGCCCCGCTCGCGCATGTCATTGACCACCGACGTGTTGTGCACGATGTCGTGATAGACATAAAGCGGCGTGCCGTAGGTTTGCAGGGCCAATTCCACG
This DNA window, taken from Candidatus Omnitrophota bacterium, encodes the following:
- a CDS encoding helix-turn-helix transcriptional regulator; translated protein: MKINWLWDTTLNKVRVKKILHNERDPRFYIYAEKLFSRVDDPKEAFSYVSKEAFCRQWPVVRKRIAKDAWARERAGFWQGIYEQTLSIPPERLSVAQRIKELRVHMGYTQKEMAKRLGVIQQYVSRLEAGRENLTLDTLKRIAQVFDKDLIVQLN
- a CDS encoding Bro-N domain-containing protein; translation: MSQEMISTKIAIFKGKQIRRTIHNNEWWFSVVDIVGSLTDSENPRDYWYKMKVREKDDAGVELSTFCRQLKLVAPDGKNRETDCADTEGIFRIIQSIPSPKAEPFKRWLAKVGYERIQEIENPELAAKRMRLLYKLKGYSDDWIEKRMRGIVIREELTDEWQKRGAQEDKDYEVLTAEIAKATFGITPSEYRKLKGLKRENLRDHMDDFELIFTMLGERSTTEIHRTEDSKGMAKLKDDSKAGGDIAGGARQQLEKRLGRSVVSKENYLNKPQNKKLPRK
- a CDS encoding SIMPL domain-containing protein (The SIMPL domain is named for its presence in mouse protein SIMPL (signalling molecule that associates with mouse pelle-like kinase). Bacterial member BP26, from Brucella, was shown to assemble into a channel-like structure, while YggE from E. coli has been associated with resistance to oxidative stress.) yields the protein METGKIFRDSQIIVLGVCIAVATVAASLILAKGFMAVVKFNQQVVTVTGSAQKNIKSDKIVWKAIFSRRERDLPSGYKKVQEDLDKVKKYLMNQGVVDSEIIIQQIVSDKVYKKTSQGKDTNEIDYYALIQPIEVWSNQVDKVTAVSRGSTELINQNIAFESGAPEYYYTKLDELKIEMLALATENAKRRAENMVKATGNKIGFIRSARMGIFQITPVNSTEVSDYGVNDTTSLEKKVTAVVNAGFSIE
- the murB gene encoding UDP-N-acetylmuramate dehydrogenase, encoding MKSIPDALLADYTTFRLGGPCRYLLDCQTPDEVKQAVKQLAADKTPFVLIGGGSNLVVSDEGLDAAVVRFVSPTPLIKRSNDDVTVSGGTSLDALALNMVEEGLEGLNYATGIPGTVGGAVVGNAGAWGKQVGDVLKSATILDHKGNAKTVGPDYFAFAYRHSRLKETGEIVLDVTFALKPGDCVALATERAAILKTRAEKHPDLVTHPCAGSFFRNIEPTSKAERRQAAGWFLEQAGGKNLKVGGAQIFEKHANIIIKGPHCTAQNVHDLSLKMALLVKAKFDLVLNREVRFAGKFQNAPGANEQGFW
- a CDS encoding rhodanese-like domain-containing protein, which translates into the protein MNPADIDIDIHSISPEDFKKYALVDVREDEEIREWPAQAEHLCMPCSGFPLNKDVLSKDTSYLIFCAKGGRSHHVAELLQAEGYNAVSVNNGIASVNAYLEGLPK
- a CDS encoding molybdenum cofactor biosynthesis protein MoaE, with the protein product MFILQESSIDIASFKNTGANDADGALVTFEGIVRADQHGSGKVSVLQYIADTPACTTEGKKIMAEALSLFPVTRAVCVQRVGKLNVGETAIWIGVWASHRDEAFKASRYIIEEVKKRLLIWKKEFFADGTSDWVRGCQHEVKV
- a CDS encoding 2Fe-2S iron-sulfur cluster-binding protein; translated protein: MAKLFIDNIEYEVPDGKQIAEACETAGIPFSCNSGVCGTCQIEVLEGAENLNELNEEESALGQDRNHRLGCQCKILGGIVKVTY
- the ispH gene encoding 4-hydroxy-3-methylbut-2-enyl diphosphate reductase is translated as MEIFLARTQGFCAGVASAIDIVELALQTYGTPLYVYHDIVHNTSVVNDMRERGVIFVEDLNDVPEGSRIIFSAHGIPPTLIDQAKTRQLKYVDATCPLVTKVHKEAVKFSSQNIDTVLIGHVGHQELVGTSGYVRPDFLHIVEDEDDVDDLDIAPGKTVAYITQTTLSVDETKGIIAKLQKRFPKLVGPSRSDICYATQNRQDAVKELAKTCDIIIICGSPHSSNSNRLRETGEGQGVESHIVDTAEELDVSIFKNKSKVGLSSGASVPRYLVDTIIEKIQNAYPGTSVQEFPNPEKNIVFPVLQFKE